The following coding sequences are from one Desulfosporosinus orientis DSM 765 window:
- a CDS encoding type IV pilus twitching motility protein PilT, translating to MASLQELFHLAGEKKASDIHLTVESPPVLRINGSLLQNKMEKLTQADLNHYANSLMNENQAKRFAEFGELDMSYSLPGVGRYRVNIFRQRGSIGIVIRLIPFVIPSPEALGLPPVSIELAKLHKGLVLVTGPTGSGKSTTLASLIDYINQTRACHIMTIEDPIEYLHRHKLSLVNQREVGNDTYSFTNALRAVLRQDPDVVLVGEMRDLETIATAITAAETGHLVFSTLHTNDATQSVDRMIDVFPPHQQQQIRVQLAAVLEGIMSQQLFPRADGKGRVAAIEVMAATPAVRSLIREGKTHQLPTVIQTNAKLGMQTMDKAIMDLVKKGLVAYDVAQEKLQSPDSLRR from the coding sequence ATGGCTTCATTACAAGAACTTTTTCACTTAGCCGGAGAAAAAAAAGCCTCTGATATACATTTAACGGTTGAGAGCCCTCCTGTTTTACGTATTAATGGATCTTTGCTTCAGAACAAGATGGAAAAACTTACTCAGGCAGATTTAAACCATTATGCCAATTCTCTGATGAATGAGAATCAAGCTAAACGATTTGCTGAGTTCGGCGAGTTGGATATGTCCTATAGTTTGCCGGGTGTCGGGCGCTATCGGGTTAACATCTTCCGGCAGAGAGGGTCTATTGGCATTGTCATTCGTTTAATTCCTTTTGTCATCCCCAGTCCGGAAGCCTTAGGACTTCCTCCTGTAAGTATAGAACTAGCCAAACTCCATAAAGGATTGGTTTTGGTGACTGGCCCGACTGGGAGCGGTAAATCGACAACCTTAGCTTCTCTAATTGATTACATCAATCAAACTCGAGCTTGTCATATCATGACAATTGAAGACCCCATTGAATATTTGCACAGACATAAACTGAGCTTAGTTAATCAGCGAGAGGTTGGCAACGATACTTATTCCTTTACGAACGCCTTGCGGGCTGTATTGAGACAAGATCCGGATGTCGTTTTAGTGGGAGAAATGCGGGATTTAGAAACCATCGCGACAGCTATCACTGCTGCTGAGACGGGGCACTTGGTCTTTAGCACCCTGCATACCAACGATGCTACTCAGTCTGTGGATCGTATGATCGATGTTTTTCCGCCTCATCAGCAGCAGCAAATCCGTGTGCAGCTGGCGGCAGTTTTAGAAGGAATTATGTCTCAACAATTGTTCCCCAGGGCGGATGGCAAAGGGAGAGTGGCCGCTATTGAAGTCATGGCAGCAACCCCGGCAGTCCGGAGCCTTATAAGGGAAGGGAAAACCCATCAGCTTCCGACAGTTATACAAACTAATGCCAAGTTGGGAATGCAAACTATGGATAAGGCAATTATGGATTTAGTGAAAAAGGGGCTTGTGGCTTATGATGTTGCCCAAGAAAAGCTGCAGAGTCCCGATAGCTTAAGAAGGTGA
- a CDS encoding type II secretion system F family protein, which produces MSGNYYFWKAVDPNGKIQRGAWSGDGISEVQTRLRQESYFPISVRSVFQWKNALFLSGAYRWSSFFRRLATLLEAGIPLLQALEIITSSEEKSSREQEQWRCLKEQVEGGNDLSEALALLNPSPNSFILSMVKAGEYTGTVAKVLSEVADELEHEYVYNQQVKAALAYPMVLFATVLLVIYVLSVWVLPMYQKLFLSVGAKDLPFLTKVIFGVSQKLPLIMGGILSLVSVSFLVLRFTWRERWKIKLESILGRMPLVGKIYRLRDLVQFSNMLERLLKAGIPLLEGLRLTAGTLRSPEMLELINQLVINVRQGERMAPLLRESRIFPKEGAVMIEIAEESGELEHMFRYVAQMFRRDLEEKLNRVMRMIGPVLILVVAALVGFVACGVILPIFDLSSHLE; this is translated from the coding sequence GTGAGCGGGAACTATTACTTCTGGAAAGCAGTTGACCCTAATGGCAAGATTCAGCGCGGAGCCTGGTCAGGAGATGGAATTTCAGAGGTACAAACTCGCTTAAGGCAGGAAAGCTATTTCCCCATAAGTGTGCGGTCGGTCTTTCAATGGAAAAATGCTCTTTTTCTCTCTGGAGCTTATAGGTGGAGCAGTTTTTTTCGTCGTCTTGCCACACTGCTGGAAGCTGGCATTCCCTTGCTCCAGGCCTTGGAGATTATAACTTCCAGTGAAGAGAAAAGCTCCCGCGAGCAGGAACAATGGAGATGCCTTAAGGAGCAAGTTGAAGGAGGGAATGATCTTTCCGAGGCTCTGGCCCTTTTAAACCCAAGCCCCAATTCCTTTATACTCTCTATGGTTAAAGCAGGCGAGTACACTGGAACAGTTGCCAAAGTCCTCTCTGAGGTAGCTGATGAGTTAGAGCATGAGTATGTTTATAACCAGCAAGTCAAAGCTGCTCTCGCCTACCCTATGGTACTGTTTGCAACGGTTCTTTTAGTAATTTATGTTCTTTCTGTGTGGGTTCTTCCCATGTACCAAAAACTCTTCCTGAGTGTTGGCGCTAAAGATTTACCATTTTTGACTAAAGTCATATTTGGGGTTAGTCAAAAACTTCCCCTTATTATGGGGGGGATTCTTAGCTTAGTCAGTGTGAGTTTCCTGGTTCTGAGATTCACTTGGCGAGAACGCTGGAAAATTAAATTGGAGAGTATTTTGGGGCGTATGCCTCTAGTGGGGAAAATCTATCGGCTTCGGGATCTGGTTCAATTCAGCAATATGTTAGAGCGTTTACTGAAAGCTGGGATTCCCCTATTAGAAGGGTTGCGCCTGACGGCGGGAACTTTGCGCAGTCCTGAAATGTTGGAGCTTATTAATCAGCTCGTCATAAATGTACGTCAAGGCGAACGAATGGCGCCATTGTTGAGGGAAAGCAGAATCTTCCCTAAAGAAGGTGCTGTTATGATCGAAATTGCTGAAGAATCAGGAGAGCTTGAGCACATGTTTCGTTATGTGGCACAAATGTTTCGCCGTGATTTGGAAGAAAAGCTGAATCGGGTCATGCGTATGATCGGACCGGTTCTTATTTTAGTCGTAGCAGCTTTGGTTGGTTTTGTTGCCTGTGGGGTTATACTTCCTATTTTTGATCTCAGTTCACATCTTGAATAA
- a CDS encoding type II secretion system protein — MNYLKRDKGFTLLEVLAVIIIIAGLAAIAIPKLVSSTANARQKADVATAHQVKAALDRYQLENGKYPDLTVSDDGEVTCTGFIPQYISKLDKSTTQQIAEGKEGFGLASLVEDEFNYVIPEDDEGESPSNLIMIYMSDDDMAAEVRAYNENLSEILWTSAN, encoded by the coding sequence ATGAATTATCTCAAACGTGACAAGGGATTTACGCTATTAGAAGTGTTGGCTGTGATCATCATTATTGCCGGGCTTGCTGCTATAGCCATTCCAAAATTAGTTTCCAGCACTGCAAATGCGCGCCAAAAGGCGGACGTGGCGACGGCACATCAGGTTAAAGCCGCCTTAGACCGATATCAGCTTGAAAATGGAAAATATCCGGACTTGACGGTATCGGATGATGGTGAAGTGACTTGCACAGGATTTATTCCCCAATATATCAGCAAGCTGGATAAATCCACCACCCAGCAAATTGCTGAAGGTAAGGAAGGTTTCGGTCTCGCGTCATTAGTTGAAGATGAATTCAATTATGTCATTCCCGAAGATGATGAAGGAGAATCCCCTTCCAACCTTATTATGATTTATATGTCCGATGACGACATGGCCGCCGAAGTCCGGGCCTATAATGAAAATCTGAGCGAAATTCTTTGGACGTCTGCCAATTAG
- a CDS encoding prepilin peptidase: MYFISISLGLLGLLIGSFLNVVIYRVPQGQSIVWPGSHCPVCGHGLRAWELIPALSFLIQKGQCRNCQSPISWRYPAVELLTGILFFFAGLSSLTTYLHPARLLVNLVFVSVLIALAFIDLDTFRLPDLLTLPLLGLGMISAFLIPGSPTLSESLFSALGAGAAFLVIALVYPQGMGLGDVKLVAAMGAFLGFPAIFLAIFTGSLAGSLVGIFLLATGQKRFRQQIPFGPYLAFGAILTLLWGSPVLNWYWSIVG; the protein is encoded by the coding sequence TTGTACTTTATAAGTATTTCCCTAGGGCTGTTAGGACTCTTAATTGGAAGTTTTCTGAATGTGGTCATTTATCGAGTTCCTCAAGGTCAATCCATTGTCTGGCCCGGTTCACATTGTCCGGTTTGCGGACATGGCCTTAGGGCATGGGAATTAATTCCTGCGCTGAGCTTTTTAATTCAAAAAGGACAATGCCGAAACTGTCAATCCCCAATTTCTTGGCGTTACCCGGCTGTAGAACTCTTAACTGGAATACTCTTCTTTTTTGCCGGACTCTCAAGCCTAACTACATACCTTCATCCCGCCCGGTTGTTAGTAAATCTGGTTTTTGTATCAGTACTCATTGCCTTAGCTTTTATCGATTTAGATACCTTTCGTTTGCCAGACCTCCTCACCCTTCCCCTACTGGGTCTGGGAATGATAAGTGCTTTTCTCATTCCAGGCAGCCCAACTTTGAGTGAAAGCCTCTTCAGTGCCTTAGGCGCGGGGGCAGCCTTTTTAGTCATTGCTCTTGTGTATCCCCAAGGAATGGGTCTTGGTGATGTAAAATTAGTGGCTGCTATGGGAGCCTTTTTAGGATTCCCAGCAATCTTTTTGGCGATATTTACGGGAAGCCTAGCCGGATCTTTGGTGGGGATTTTTCTGCTTGCGACGGGTCAGAAACGTTTTCGTCAACAGATTCCTTTTGGACCTTATCTCGCTTTTGGAGCAATTTTGACTTTATTGTGGGGCTCGCCAGTCTTGAACTGGTACTGGTCTATAGTAGGTTAA
- a CDS encoding LysM peptidoglycan-binding domain-containing protein: MVREYCIQPGDDFHRLAQRWGGTCEDYLLANPKVDPLKLQIGQKIVLPEFKGIKGLEQYSDISLNQGQEFVGEYLDHVEMEIEGVRVHLRRVGEPKTPHEIHFLLPRTEIRKIQPAGECGPTEVQIMLSNINVVLSPRLMSGEGDKAEQSQILEQTKEQEQTIRQASKQQTQNLTQQAQNEFGQQYGQGAQPAF; the protein is encoded by the coding sequence GTGGTTAGGGAGTACTGCATTCAACCAGGGGACGATTTTCATCGTTTGGCACAACGCTGGGGAGGAACCTGTGAAGATTATTTGCTGGCAAATCCTAAGGTTGATCCCCTTAAACTTCAAATTGGACAAAAAATTGTTTTGCCCGAATTCAAAGGGATTAAGGGGTTGGAACAATACTCGGATATAAGCCTGAATCAGGGACAGGAGTTTGTGGGAGAGTATCTGGATCACGTTGAAATGGAAATAGAAGGAGTTCGTGTTCACCTGCGCCGCGTTGGTGAACCCAAAACTCCTCACGAGATACACTTTCTTCTCCCCCGGACAGAAATCCGTAAAATACAGCCGGCTGGAGAATGTGGGCCGACAGAAGTACAAATTATGTTAAGTAATATTAATGTTGTGCTTTCACCTCGCTTGATGAGCGGGGAAGGTGATAAAGCGGAGCAAAGTCAAATCCTGGAACAGACAAAAGAACAAGAGCAGACGATCCGGCAGGCATCCAAACAGCAGACGCAGAATCTGACGCAACAAGCACAAAATGAGTTTGGCCAGCAATATGGTCAGGGAGCCCAGCCGGCATTCTAA
- the aroQ gene encoding type II 3-dehydroquinate dehydratase, giving the protein MARIWVFNGPNLNLLGLREPEHYGSHTLAEINQEILRIANEADVKTEFRQTNHEGVLIDWIQALTPADFLILNPGAWTHTSYAIRDAISAVKVPALEVHLSNIHAREAFRTNSVIAPVCIGQISGLGAESYELAMRYAVAYQGKRGRQ; this is encoded by the coding sequence TTGGCAAGAATTTGGGTATTTAATGGTCCAAATCTGAATTTATTGGGACTTCGTGAACCCGAGCATTATGGGTCACACACATTAGCAGAGATTAATCAGGAAATACTAAGAATAGCAAATGAGGCAGACGTAAAAACAGAGTTCAGGCAAACCAATCATGAAGGAGTCCTTATCGATTGGATTCAAGCCTTAACGCCTGCTGATTTCTTAATTCTGAATCCTGGTGCTTGGACGCATACTAGTTATGCCATCCGGGATGCTATTAGTGCTGTAAAAGTTCCTGCGCTGGAGGTTCATTTATCGAATATCCATGCACGTGAGGCGTTTCGAACTAATTCTGTCATTGCACCCGTCTGTATAGGACAAATATCGGGTCTAGGTGCTGAAAGTTATGAATTAGCGATGCGTTACGCTGTTGCTTATCAAGGGAAAAGGGGGAGACAATGA
- a CDS encoding M24 family metallopeptidase — protein MTRLQQLREQMRSESIDAYVVMRPENARYLSGFTGGESTLYITLDKAYLLTDFRYIEQAEAEAPNFDIIDAGYDHFGKLREIGQQAQKVGFEGDFVTYLDFGKLKDAFLQRELISLPYLVSNLRSVKDDSEIPLIRRAVEIADAAFHEILTTIEVGQTEAEIGLNLEFSMRRAGASGGSFDFIVASGIRSSLPHGTASTKRVQSGEFLTMDFGAIYQGYCSDITRTVFIGEPEDKHREIYEIVLAAQLAGIQAVEPGRPGKEVDEIARTFIEKAGYGGYFGHGLGHSVGLAIHEGPNLNKREERRLEPGMIVTVEPGIYIPNWGGVRIEDMVMVTEDGCQVLTQAPKDFIILE, from the coding sequence ATGACTCGTCTACAACAATTGCGTGAGCAAATGCGCTCAGAGTCCATCGACGCTTACGTGGTAATGCGCCCGGAGAATGCGCGGTATCTGAGTGGATTTACCGGTGGAGAATCAACACTATATATCACTTTGGACAAGGCTTATTTACTAACAGATTTTCGCTACATAGAGCAAGCCGAAGCAGAGGCCCCTAATTTTGATATTATTGACGCCGGATATGATCACTTTGGAAAGTTGAGAGAAATCGGACAACAGGCTCAAAAGGTTGGTTTTGAAGGGGACTTTGTCACCTATCTGGACTTCGGGAAGCTGAAAGATGCGTTTTTGCAAAGGGAGCTGATTTCATTGCCTTATCTGGTCAGCAACCTGCGCTCTGTGAAGGATGATTCAGAAATCCCTTTAATCCGGCGGGCAGTAGAGATCGCTGATGCTGCGTTTCATGAAATCTTAACAACCATTGAAGTTGGGCAAACGGAGGCAGAAATTGGTCTCAATCTGGAGTTTTCCATGCGGCGGGCAGGCGCCAGCGGTGGTTCCTTTGATTTTATTGTAGCTTCAGGTATCCGTTCCTCCCTACCCCATGGAACAGCCAGCACCAAACGTGTACAATCGGGAGAGTTCCTGACTATGGATTTTGGAGCGATTTATCAGGGCTATTGTTCAGATATCACGCGAACTGTGTTTATAGGGGAACCGGAGGATAAGCATAGAGAAATTTATGAGATTGTGTTAGCAGCGCAGCTTGCCGGTATTCAGGCGGTCGAGCCTGGGCGGCCGGGAAAAGAAGTTGATGAGATAGCCCGTACATTTATTGAAAAGGCAGGCTATGGCGGCTATTTTGGTCATGGCTTGGGACATTCTGTGGGGCTGGCGATTCATGAAGGGCCTAATCTTAACAAACGAGAAGAGCGTCGACTTGAGCCAGGAATGATCGTTACTGTTGAACCCGGCATTTATATTCCCAATTGGGGCGGTGTCCGGATTGAAGATATGGTTATGGTAACTGAAGATGGTTGCCAAGTATTAACACAAGCTCCCAAAGACTTTATCATTTTAGAGTAA
- the efp gene encoding elongation factor P: protein MISTNDFKTGLTIEIDGDVFSVVEFQHVKPGKGAAFVRTKLKNVKTGAVVERKFNAGEKVEKAHVERREMDYLYKDGEHFVVMDKETYEQISLTELQIGDGVKWLKENMTLGVLFFGTEVIGVDVPNTVQLTVTATEPGVKGDTATGGTKPATLETGAVVQVPFFVNEGEVLIIDTRTGNYVQRA, encoded by the coding sequence ATGATTTCTACAAATGATTTTAAGACAGGTTTAACCATTGAAATAGATGGTGATGTATTTTCAGTGGTTGAGTTCCAACATGTTAAACCTGGAAAAGGTGCTGCCTTTGTACGGACAAAATTGAAAAATGTTAAGACCGGTGCAGTGGTTGAACGGAAGTTTAATGCTGGTGAGAAGGTTGAAAAAGCGCATGTTGAGCGAAGGGAGATGGACTATCTCTATAAAGACGGAGAACACTTCGTGGTTATGGATAAAGAAACTTATGAGCAGATCTCTTTGACAGAACTGCAGATTGGCGACGGGGTAAAATGGCTGAAAGAAAATATGACTTTAGGAGTACTTTTCTTTGGCACCGAAGTCATCGGAGTGGATGTTCCAAATACTGTCCAACTCACAGTAACCGCTACTGAACCGGGAGTTAAAGGAGACACTGCTACAGGCGGAACAAAACCCGCAACACTGGAAACAGGGGCAGTGGTTCAAGTTCCTTTCTTTGTCAATGAAGGAGAGGTTCTGATTATTGATACTCGGACTGGAAACTATGTTCAACGAGCCTAG
- a CDS encoding ribonuclease J, with product MPKKTSKLSIIPLGGTGEIGKNLLVFEYEDSIVVIDGGVKFPEDELLGIDLVIPDISYLEKKRDRIKGLFITHGHEDHIGGLPFILPKLNIPIYGTKLTLGLVQAKFQERTAYPESLIHVLEPGKPVRVGDFEVEAFRVTHSIPDAVGYSLLTPVGRVVYTGDFKVDYTPIDGQNMELGKLAAWGQEGILALLCDSTNAERPGVTISEMAVGKTLREWIERAEGKIIMASFASNVHRIQQAINAAADVGRKVCVVGRSMENVVRTATELGYLRLPEDDILVASSEVGNMAPEKLLVLTTGSQGEPLAALTRMATQSHRQINVLPGDMVIMAATPIPGNEKLVNKTINHLYQIGAEVVTKEMGQVHVSGHANQEEIKLVIRLARPRFLIPHHGEIRHQVGFRRIGNALGYEDEDIAITQLGSRVILSPDRMEFGERVEAGSVYIDGLGVGDVGYIVLKERQQLAQDGVVIIVTALSKTKPYRVLSGPDIIARGFTFMKEAETLVEGAKKEILNTLEIQLQKDQLEWVVIKTNIRESLGKYLWEKTRRRPIILPVLLQL from the coding sequence TTGCCTAAGAAGACATCAAAGCTCAGTATCATTCCCTTAGGGGGAACTGGGGAAATCGGGAAAAATTTGCTTGTTTTTGAATATGAGGACTCAATTGTAGTCATTGATGGTGGGGTTAAGTTTCCAGAGGATGAATTGCTAGGCATTGACTTAGTAATTCCTGATATTTCTTATCTAGAAAAAAAACGTGATCGTATTAAAGGACTCTTTATAACCCATGGACACGAAGATCATATCGGCGGACTACCCTTTATTTTACCTAAATTGAATATTCCAATTTATGGAACAAAGCTAACATTGGGTTTAGTTCAGGCAAAGTTTCAGGAAAGAACGGCTTACCCTGAATCTTTAATTCATGTTCTTGAACCGGGAAAACCTGTAAGGGTAGGGGATTTTGAGGTTGAAGCATTTCGAGTGACTCATAGCATTCCTGATGCGGTAGGTTACTCATTACTTACGCCTGTAGGCAGAGTTGTTTATACCGGCGACTTTAAAGTAGATTATACGCCTATTGACGGACAAAACATGGAACTGGGAAAATTGGCTGCTTGGGGTCAGGAAGGGATTTTGGCATTGCTCTGCGATTCTACTAATGCGGAGAGGCCTGGTGTCACGATTTCAGAGATGGCTGTCGGCAAAACTTTACGAGAGTGGATCGAACGGGCTGAGGGAAAAATTATTATGGCGTCCTTCGCCTCAAATGTTCATCGAATTCAGCAAGCCATCAATGCTGCTGCTGATGTGGGGCGAAAGGTTTGCGTCGTAGGGCGAAGCATGGAAAATGTCGTTCGAACGGCAACTGAGCTGGGCTATTTAAGATTGCCCGAGGATGACATCCTTGTCGCCAGTTCAGAAGTAGGCAATATGGCACCAGAAAAACTACTGGTCTTGACGACTGGTAGTCAAGGAGAACCTCTGGCCGCTTTGACCAGAATGGCCACTCAGAGTCATCGTCAGATCAATGTTCTGCCGGGAGATATGGTTATCATGGCAGCCACTCCGATACCAGGCAATGAGAAATTAGTTAATAAAACTATCAATCATCTCTATCAGATCGGAGCAGAAGTTGTTACGAAAGAAATGGGACAGGTGCACGTCTCGGGGCATGCCAATCAGGAAGAAATTAAGCTTGTAATTCGTCTTGCTCGACCGCGCTTTCTAATTCCTCATCATGGGGAAATCCGTCATCAGGTAGGTTTTCGAAGAATTGGCAACGCCTTAGGGTATGAGGATGAAGACATCGCTATAACTCAGCTTGGCTCACGTGTTATACTATCTCCAGACCGAATGGAGTTTGGCGAACGTGTCGAAGCAGGGAGTGTATATATTGATGGATTGGGTGTCGGTGATGTAGGCTACATTGTACTTAAGGAGCGTCAACAATTGGCTCAGGATGGGGTGGTTATCATTGTTACTGCACTCTCCAAAACAAAGCCTTATAGGGTTTTATCCGGACCGGATATTATTGCAAGAGGGTTCACCTTCATGAAAGAAGCGGAGACTTTGGTCGAGGGAGCAAAGAAGGAGATCTTGAATACTTTGGAAATACAACTCCAGAAAGATCAATTGGAATGGGTTGTTATAAAAACAAATATCCGTGAGAGTCTCGGTAAATATTTATGGGAAAAGACACGAAGACGCCCTATCATTTTACCGGTACTGCTTCAATTATAA
- a CDS encoding sensor domain-containing protein: protein MKYKLNWNISRVTPLCITILYVLISWIWIFFSDRFLAFISKDHQMLLRWSTIKGGLFVLVTAILLYFLIQSGYQSLKKSKKDIQNDREMLECYRLLADEVLDIIIFIRPDGQIIDANEATVKRYGYTREELTNMPVHKLRLPEDHSAIPYFLQNASKGMQFELKHVCKDGSVFPVDISAKGATYNGKPVIVSLIRDISKRKKAEAQVWIAKERAQVTLESIGDAVITSDVQANVDYINPVAETLTGWSNAEAIGFPLEKIFNIINEETGNAVESPIIHCLSEGRVVNIADHTALINKDGLMISIEDSAAPIRDRDQTIIGAVLVFRDVSYKRNHMKELAHQAQHDALTGLPNRLLFNEHLKQALAQGKRKQGKLAVMFLDLDRFKLINDTMGHNLGDQLLKTVAERIRQTLREGDTVARQGGDEFLVLLPEISNEFEAALVSERILGVFAKPFLLDGSEIYISTSIGISLYPDDGSDLETLVKQADTAMYYAKEKGRNNCQFFTEGLNLKANQRLFTENSLRKALSREEFVLHYQPQVDLVSGNIVGLEALIRWNSVELGLVSPAAFIPIAEETGLIVLIGEWVLRTACAQNKRWQKQGYLPLRMAVNISARQFREPSFIKLVEEILQETELDPKWLELEITESIAMDKSEASLQMLGAFKELGVRISIDDFGTGFSSLNYLRRMPIDTLKIDQSFIKDISTGEHGEEVVTAIIQLAKNLKLKVIAEGVETNGQRSFLKEKLCDEMQGYLFSKAVPCNEAERWFRMTEN, encoded by the coding sequence ATGAAGTATAAACTAAATTGGAATATTAGTCGAGTCACCCCTTTATGTATAACCATCCTCTATGTATTAATTAGTTGGATATGGATTTTTTTTTCTGACCGTTTCTTAGCGTTTATAAGCAAAGATCATCAAATGCTCCTCAGATGGTCCACGATCAAAGGGGGGCTCTTTGTTTTGGTGACCGCTATACTTCTATATTTTCTTATTCAATCTGGGTATCAATCTCTGAAAAAATCTAAGAAAGATATTCAAAATGATCGTGAGATGTTAGAATGTTATCGGCTCTTGGCGGATGAAGTTCTGGATATTATCATCTTTATTCGCCCCGACGGGCAGATTATTGATGCCAATGAAGCAACTGTCAAACGTTACGGTTATACCCGGGAAGAATTGACTAATATGCCAGTGCATAAGCTTCGCTTGCCGGAAGACCATTCGGCGATACCCTATTTTTTACAAAATGCTTCCAAGGGAATGCAATTTGAACTGAAGCATGTCTGTAAAGATGGAAGTGTTTTTCCCGTTGATATCAGTGCTAAGGGAGCAACTTACAATGGTAAGCCTGTTATAGTTAGCCTGATTCGAGATATTTCTAAGCGTAAAAAAGCGGAGGCACAAGTTTGGATAGCAAAGGAACGTGCCCAGGTTACATTGGAGTCTATTGGAGATGCTGTGATTACCTCTGATGTGCAGGCAAATGTGGATTACATTAATCCCGTGGCTGAGACATTGACTGGTTGGTCGAATGCAGAGGCAATCGGATTTCCTTTAGAAAAGATTTTTAATATTATCAATGAAGAAACAGGCAACGCTGTTGAAAGTCCCATTATACACTGCCTTAGCGAGGGCCGCGTTGTCAATATTGCTGATCATACGGCACTCATTAATAAAGATGGCTTAATGATATCTATCGAAGATTCTGCTGCTCCTATTCGTGATAGAGATCAGACAATTATTGGTGCTGTCTTAGTATTCCGAGATGTCAGCTATAAACGAAATCACATGAAAGAACTGGCACATCAAGCACAACATGATGCTTTAACGGGTCTCCCCAATAGACTCCTTTTTAATGAGCATTTGAAGCAGGCGCTAGCACAAGGGAAGCGTAAACAGGGCAAACTAGCAGTGATGTTTTTAGACTTAGATCGTTTTAAACTGATTAATGATACTATGGGGCATAACCTTGGTGATCAGCTCCTAAAAACTGTGGCTGAGCGCATTCGTCAAACCTTGCGTGAAGGGGACACCGTTGCCAGGCAAGGCGGTGATGAATTCTTAGTATTGCTGCCCGAAATCAGTAATGAGTTTGAAGCGGCTTTAGTATCTGAAAGAATATTGGGGGTTTTTGCTAAACCCTTTTTATTGGATGGCAGCGAAATCTATATCAGCACCAGCATCGGTATCAGTCTTTATCCGGATGATGGCAGTGATCTGGAAACATTGGTCAAACAGGCAGATACCGCAATGTACTATGCCAAAGAAAAGGGACGCAATAATTGTCAGTTTTTCACGGAGGGTCTTAACCTTAAGGCCAATCAGAGGCTTTTCACTGAGAACAGTCTCCGCAAGGCCCTAAGCCGTGAAGAATTTGTCCTTCATTACCAACCTCAAGTTGATCTGGTGAGCGGCAACATCGTTGGCTTAGAAGCTCTTATTCGCTGGAATTCTGTAGAATTAGGGTTAGTTTCTCCTGCAGCATTTATTCCCATTGCAGAAGAAACCGGATTGATTGTATTGATTGGAGAATGGGTATTGCGTACTGCTTGTGCTCAAAATAAGCGTTGGCAAAAACAAGGATACTTGCCCTTGCGAATGGCAGTGAATATTTCGGCACGGCAATTTCGAGAACCAAGTTTTATCAAGTTAGTTGAGGAAATATTACAGGAGACTGAGTTAGATCCCAAGTGGCTGGAATTAGAAATTACGGAAAGCATCGCTATGGACAAAAGCGAGGCGTCTCTTCAAATGTTAGGTGCTTTTAAGGAGTTAGGAGTACGTATATCCATTGACGATTTTGGCACAGGCTTTTCCTCATTGAATTATTTGAGACGCATGCCCATTGATACCTTAAAAATTGATCAGTCTTTTATCAAAGATATAAGTACAGGTGAACATGGGGAAGAAGTGGTGACTGCCATTATTCAGCTTGCCAAGAATCTAAAATTGAAAGTAATTGCCGAAGGGGTAGAGACAAATGGCCAGCGATCCTTCCTCAAAGAAAAACTGTGCGATGAAATGCAGGGTTATCTCTTTAGTAAAGCAGTTCCTTGTAACGAAGCTGAGAGATGGTTTCGAATGACTGAAAATTAA